Proteins from a genomic interval of Anaerolineae bacterium:
- a CDS encoding glycosyltransferase family 1 protein, producing MRITILTYGSRGDVQPYVALGLGLQRAGYRVRLAAPEGFAGFVAAYGLDFAPLAGDPAVLSQRLVDVAGLNPLRTMQAVIEYAFPLGRQVLAQCREACADADAVLYSFLLTVAGHQIAVERGIPEIFAQLYPLFVPTGEFPALLFPRLPVFTAAANRLTHRLYTALFWGSNRLSYRILQRRYPDLPPLYGWPFDSPAPPLTLIGCSPQVIPHPADWPNHAHMTGFWLTDEGAGWTPPDDLTAFLADGPPPVYVGFGSMISRDMDTVTAIVLEALARAGQRAVLLGGWGGLGRTDLPDSILRIDAAPHDWLFPRMAAVVHHGGAGTTAAALRAGVPTVIVPFAADQAYWAGRVLALGVSPEPIPRRALTARKLAYAIRVAVEHAPMRQRAAALGARIRAEDGVARAVEIITAYLNRRD from the coding sequence ATGCGTATCACCATACTGACCTATGGCTCGCGGGGGGATGTGCAGCCCTATGTGGCGCTGGGGCTGGGCCTGCAGCGGGCCGGCTACCGCGTCCGGCTGGCCGCGCCGGAGGGCTTCGCCGGTTTTGTCGCTGCTTACGGGCTGGATTTCGCCCCGCTGGCCGGGGACCCCGCCGTCCTGAGCCAGCGGCTGGTGGACGTCGCCGGGCTGAACCCGCTACGGACGATGCAGGCCGTGATCGAATATGCCTTCCCGCTGGGACGGCAGGTACTGGCGCAGTGCCGGGAAGCCTGCGCTGACGCCGACGCGGTCCTCTACAGCTTCCTGCTGACGGTGGCTGGCCACCAGATCGCCGTGGAGCGCGGCATCCCGGAGATCTTCGCCCAGCTGTACCCGCTGTTTGTGCCCACCGGGGAATTCCCGGCGCTGCTTTTCCCGCGGCTGCCGGTCTTCACGGCGGCGGCCAACCGCCTCACCCACCGCCTGTATACGGCCCTGTTCTGGGGCAGCAACCGGCTGTCTTACCGCATCCTGCAACGACGTTACCCCGATCTACCGCCGCTGTACGGCTGGCCCTTTGACTCCCCTGCACCGCCGTTGACCCTGATCGGTTGTAGCCCGCAGGTGATCCCCCACCCGGCGGACTGGCCGAATCACGCCCACATGACCGGCTTCTGGCTGACCGATGAGGGCGCAGGTTGGACGCCGCCGGACGATCTGACCGCTTTCCTGGCGGATGGGCCGCCGCCGGTCTATGTGGGGTTCGGCAGCATGATCAGCCGCGATATGGACACCGTGACCGCGATCGTGCTGGAGGCGCTGGCGCGGGCCGGGCAGCGGGCGGTGCTGCTGGGCGGGTGGGGCGGGCTGGGTCGTACCGACCTGCCGGACTCCATCCTGCGCATCGACGCTGCACCCCATGACTGGCTGTTCCCACGCATGGCGGCAGTGGTGCATCACGGCGGGGCGGGGACGACCGCCGCCGCGCTGCGGGCCGGTGTCCCGACGGTGATCGTGCCCTTCGCGGCGGATCAGGCATACTGGGCCGGGCGCGTTCTGGCACTCGGCGTCAGCCCGGAGCCGATCCCGCGCCGCGCCCTGACCGCCAGAAAGCTAGCCTACGCCATCCGCGTGGCGGTGGAACATGCGCCCATGCGGCAGCGCGCTGCGGCGCTGGGGGCGCGCATCCGCGCCGAGGACGGTGTAGCGCGGGCAGTGGAGATCATCACTGCCTACCTGAACAGGCGTGACTGA
- a CDS encoding cytidylate kinase-like family protein, with translation MAVITISRQYGSGGDEIAEQVCNLLGYRLLDKRLLQQVAVEVGLSRDEAVDFSEEHYRARSFFASLFGPRQRVVAEVSERTRGTAGATEISIVQLDEEQCIALVRAAVNAAYARDNMVIVGRGSQAILADKPGVLHVRIQAPLEWRLARIREKEHLSPVEARSLIDQRDLAAAQYLDRFFHVAWDDPQLYHLVINTGRCDLDLAAQVIVNAAQHLGQQVEQPGSKAA, from the coding sequence ATGGCAGTCATCACGATTTCCCGCCAGTACGGGAGCGGCGGGGATGAAATCGCTGAGCAAGTCTGTAACTTGCTGGGATACCGGTTGCTGGATAAACGTCTGTTGCAACAGGTGGCCGTGGAAGTCGGCCTATCGCGGGATGAAGCGGTCGACTTTTCCGAGGAACATTACCGGGCGCGTAGCTTCTTCGCCAGCCTGTTCGGGCCGCGCCAGCGGGTCGTGGCCGAAGTCTCCGAACGGACGCGGGGCACCGCCGGCGCCACGGAGATCAGCATCGTCCAGCTGGATGAGGAACAGTGCATCGCCCTGGTACGGGCGGCGGTGAATGCGGCCTACGCGCGGGACAATATGGTCATCGTGGGCCGCGGCAGCCAGGCGATCCTGGCCGACAAGCCCGGCGTGTTGCATGTGCGCATTCAGGCGCCGCTGGAGTGGCGGCTGGCGCGCATCCGGGAAAAGGAACATCTTTCGCCGGTGGAGGCGCGGTCGTTGATTGACCAGCGTGACCTGGCCGCAGCGCAGTACCTGGATCGCTTCTTCCATGTTGCCTGGGATGACCCACAACTCTACCATCTGGTGATCAACACGGGACGTTGTGACCTGGATCTGGCGGCGCAGGTGATTGTGAACGCGGCGCAGCACCTGGGCCAGCAGGTCGAACAACCTGGCTCAAAGGCGGCCTGA